In Candidatus Epulonipiscium sp., a single genomic region encodes these proteins:
- the dcm gene encoding DNA (cytosine-5-)-methyltransferase yields the protein MGLKVVELFAGVGGFRVGLNHIKEFNKETGLAIENGEWDFVWANQWEPSTKTQPAYDCYTKRFGHKNHSNIDINKVHKKEIPEHTLLVGGFPCQDYSVARSLSNEMGIQGKKGVLWWDIVDVLYEKRSPFVLLENVDRLLQSPANQRGRDFAVMLKTLDDLGYMTQWRMINAGEYGMPQRRRRVFIFASLKVTKYSKAIISRKNREKYLIEDGFFNDIFPIKTTDVKPEYKSIKEFKDSVDISKNYKDGKFLTTGMCINGEIINFNQIEQISEKLYTLGDIVKEARKYQDTNLEYYVIEGKELEKWSYLKGSKRIKRISKSGHEYVFSEGNMSFPDPLDLPSRTMLTSESTVNRSSHIIYDEILGENRKITEIEAELLQMFPANWTNTGMTRRQRYFMMGNALVTGIISKLEGKLKKIIIEEDGI from the coding sequence ATGGGATTGAAAGTTGTTGAACTTTTTGCTGGTGTAGGTGGATTTCGAGTAGGTTTAAATCATATAAAAGAGTTTAATAAAGAAACAGGACTTGCTATAGAAAATGGAGAATGGGATTTTGTTTGGGCAAATCAATGGGAGCCATCTACTAAGACGCAGCCTGCTTATGACTGCTATACAAAAAGATTTGGACATAAAAATCATAGCAATATAGATATAAATAAGGTTCATAAAAAGGAAATACCAGAACATACACTTTTGGTAGGGGGATTTCCTTGTCAGGACTATTCTGTAGCAAGGAGCTTATCAAATGAGATGGGTATTCAAGGGAAAAAAGGAGTACTATGGTGGGATATAGTTGATGTATTATATGAGAAAAGATCACCTTTTGTTTTGCTTGAAAATGTAGATAGATTACTTCAGTCTCCTGCAAATCAAAGAGGCAGAGATTTTGCAGTGATGTTGAAAACTTTAGATGATCTCGGATATATGACTCAATGGAGAATGATAAATGCTGGGGAATATGGAATGCCCCAAAGGAGACGAAGGGTTTTCATATTTGCATCATTAAAAGTTACAAAGTATTCAAAAGCAATAATTTCGAGAAAAAATAGGGAAAAATATCTTATAGAGGATGGTTTCTTTAATGATATTTTTCCCATAAAAACTACTGATGTAAAGCCAGAATATAAGTCAATAAAAGAATTTAAAGATTCAGTAGATATATCAAAAAATTATAAGGATGGGAAGTTTTTGACGACAGGGATGTGTATTAATGGAGAGATAATAAATTTTAATCAAATTGAACAAATTTCAGAAAAGCTTTATACTTTGGGAGATATAGTTAAAGAAGCTAGAAAATATCAGGATACAAACTTGGAGTACTATGTAATAGAAGGTAAAGAATTAGAAAAATGGAGTTATTTGAAAGGCTCAAAAAGGATTAAAAGAATAAGTAAATCTGGGCATGAATATGTATTTTCTGAAGGAAATATGTCCTTCCCAGATCCTTTAGACCTGCCCAGTAGAACGATGTTAACAAGTGAAAGTACTGTAAATAGATCATCACATATAATTTATGATGAGATTTTAGGGGAAAATAGAAAAATCACAGAAATAGAGGCAGAATTATTACAGATGTTTCCTGCTAATTGGACAAATACGGGTATGACGAGGAGACAAAGATATTTTATGATGGGTAATGCCTTGGTGACTGGAATTATAAGTAAGTTGGAGGGGAAGCTGAAGAAAATAATAATCGAAGAAGATGGTATTTAA
- a CDS encoding restriction endonuclease has protein sequence MFRKYNPKEKESIYKYAQKLKGKTFKDVCDEDKYFLTEVIKEVTEEEYRTSYENKSRKGGLGEIIEERYFHYKADNISEADFPEAEVELKVTPYKINKNESISAKERLIISMINYMAIIDMDFYNSNAWEKIKNILLLYYLWEPHIEDRLDYMINYIYMLSPKGEDLRIIESDFYKIKQKVVDGKAHELSESDTLYLGAATKSSSSKDRTPQPNSEILAKPRAFSLKASYMTYVLRNYILGDSEKEDRILKDDEKVEFEAFVLDKINKYRNKKDIDLFEKFFGDKNIKSKDRYSRLALEILGVKTKNAEEFEKANIKVKAVRLESNKKIRESMSFPTFKIMDLINQSWEESDVYNYFLETKILFVIYKKKENNYYLTGAKFWNMAVSDIEGTLQEEWERAVKIFKDGIKFTIEKGKPIRNNLPKKSNTKILHVRPHAQKGAHLVDGIKYGNGEISRDTDILPDGNRMTKQCFWLNNDYVLKQIENKLK, from the coding sequence ATGTTTAGGAAATATAATCCAAAAGAAAAGGAATCTATTTATAAATATGCACAAAAATTGAAAGGTAAAACATTTAAAGATGTTTGTGATGAAGACAAATATTTTTTAACAGAGGTTATAAAAGAGGTTACAGAGGAAGAATATAGGACATCTTATGAAAACAAAAGTCGTAAAGGTGGTTTAGGAGAAATAATAGAGGAAAGATATTTTCACTACAAAGCAGATAATATATCTGAGGCAGATTTTCCAGAAGCTGAGGTAGAATTAAAAGTAACACCTTATAAAATCAATAAAAATGAATCTATCTCTGCAAAAGAAAGATTAATAATTTCAATGATAAATTACATGGCTATTATAGATATGGATTTTTATAATAGTAATGCTTGGGAAAAAATAAAAAATATACTGTTATTATACTATCTGTGGGAACCGCATATAGAGGATAGGTTGGATTATATGATAAACTATATCTATATGCTTAGCCCGAAAGGAGAAGACTTACGAATTATAGAAAGTGATTTTTATAAAATTAAACAAAAGGTAGTAGATGGTAAAGCTCATGAGTTATCAGAAAGCGATACCTTGTATTTGGGTGCTGCAACTAAATCATCAAGTTCTAAAGATAGAACCCCTCAACCCAATTCAGAAATACTAGCTAAGCCTAGGGCATTTTCTTTAAAAGCATCTTATATGACATATGTGCTACGAAATTATATTTTAGGAGATAGTGAAAAAGAAGATAGAATATTAAAAGATGATGAGAAAGTAGAGTTTGAAGCCTTTGTCTTAGATAAAATTAATAAGTATAGAAACAAAAAAGATATAGATTTATTCGAAAAATTTTTTGGTGATAAAAATATAAAAAGTAAAGATAGGTATAGTCGTTTAGCATTGGAAATATTGGGAGTTAAAACAAAAAATGCTGAGGAATTTGAGAAAGCAAATATAAAAGTTAAAGCAGTCAGATTAGAATCCAATAAAAAAATTAGAGAATCGATGTCATTTCCAACTTTTAAAATTATGGATCTTATAAACCAAAGTTGGGAAGAATCAGACGTTTATAACTATTTTTTAGAAACAAAAATTTTATTTGTAATTTATAAGAAGAAAGAAAATAATTATTATTTAACTGGTGCAAAATTTTGGAATATGGCTGTAAGTGATATAGAAGGGACATTACAGGAAGAGTGGGAGAGAGCTGTAAAAATTTTTAAAGATGGCATTAAATTTACAATAGAAAAAGGCAAACCGATAAGAAATAATTTACCTAAGAAATCAAATACAAAGATATTGCATGTAAGACCTCATGCACAAAAAGGAGCACATTTGGTAGATGGTATAAAATATGGTAATGGAGAAATAAGTAGGGATACGGATATATTGCCAGATGGTAATAGGATGACAAAACAGTGCTTTTGGTTAAATAATGATTATGTACTTAAACAAATTGAAAACAAATTAAAATAG
- a CDS encoding IS3 family transposase → MGGKRGRLISLPDCKAAVELIDGARAQGARLEPACKILGITSRTYQRWTQGDHINEDQRAHATRPEPKNKLFTEEKEEILEIVNSKEYASLPPTQIVPKLADEDKYIASESSFYRVLREQKMLTHRGKAKPGAPRPLSTHIAVKPNEIWTWDITWLHRDVKGLYYKLYMIVDIFSRKIVGFEVWEEENSAHSEVLVRKALLSERICGRPIVLHSDNGAPMKGATFLATLERLGVQSSFSRPRVSNDNPYSEALFKTLKYIPTYPESGFESLKHAREWVKEFVHWYNYVHYHSGINYMTPNDWHNGNGEEIMQKHIEVYNQAKIVHPERWSGQIRDCSLSETVALNPANEDEHSQVLVAHG, encoded by the coding sequence CTGGGGGGAAAACGAGGAAGATTAATTAGCCTCCCAGATTGCAAGGCAGCGGTTGAACTTATTGATGGAGCAAGAGCGCAGGGAGCAAGGCTAGAACCAGCATGTAAAATACTTGGTATTACCAGCAGGACATATCAACGGTGGACACAAGGGGATCACATCAACGAAGATCAAAGAGCACACGCTACCAGACCAGAACCAAAAAATAAGTTATTCACAGAGGAAAAAGAAGAAATCTTGGAAATAGTAAACTCCAAAGAATATGCTAGCTTACCACCTACACAAATTGTTCCCAAATTAGCTGATGAAGATAAATATATTGCATCAGAATCCAGTTTCTACAGAGTGTTACGTGAACAAAAAATGCTTACTCATCGTGGGAAAGCTAAACCTGGTGCACCTAGACCACTTTCTACGCATATTGCTGTAAAACCAAATGAAATATGGACATGGGATATTACGTGGTTACACCGTGATGTGAAAGGACTGTACTATAAGCTATATATGATTGTGGATATTTTCAGCAGGAAAATTGTAGGTTTTGAAGTATGGGAAGAAGAAAATAGTGCACATTCAGAAGTTCTTGTAAGAAAAGCATTACTATCTGAACGTATTTGTGGAAGACCGATTGTACTCCATTCTGATAATGGTGCACCGATGAAGGGGGCAACATTCCTAGCAACCTTGGAAAGGCTGGGGGTTCAAAGTTCCTTTTCAAGACCCCGGGTGAGCAATGATAATCCCTATTCAGAGGCATTGTTTAAGACATTGAAGTATATTCCCACATACCCCGAAAGCGGATTTGAATCATTAAAGCATGCTAGAGAATGGGTGAAGGAATTCGTTCATTGGTATAATTATGTTCATTACCATAGTGGAATTAATTACATGACTCCAAATGATTGGCACAACGGGAATGGCGAAGAGATTATGCAAAAGCATATAGAAGTATATAATCAGGCAAAAATAGTACATCCCGAGCGCTGGAGTGGACAGATTAGGGACTGCTCTCTTTCTGAAACAGTAGCATTAAACCCTGCAAATGAAGATGAACATAGCCAAGTACTAGTGGCTCATGGATAA
- the guaA gene encoding glutamine-hydrolyzing GMP synthase, with protein MSHELVIILDFGGQYNQLIARRIREANVYCEVLPYDTPMDELRKKNPKGIIFTGGPNVVYEKEAPMIEEKIFELGIPILGICYGFQLMGHLLGGKISKAEQREYGKTDLNISMDSPLFKGIEEQTVCWMSHTYHISELPKGFEIIAHTASCPVAAIADNNRKLYGVQFHPEANHTTKGTDIIRNFLFGICGCRGDWKMNDFAKESIAKLKEKIGDKKVLCALSGGVDSSVAAVLIHKAIGKQLTCIFVDHGLLRKNEGEEVETVFRQQFDMNLIRVNAQDRFLDKLKGVTDPETKRKIIGEEFIRVFEAEAKKIGAVDFLVQGTIYPDVIESGTKDAAVIKSHHNVGGLPDYVDFKEIIEPLRELFKDEVRNLGRALDIPEFLVARQPFPGPGLAIRIIGDITREKISLLQEVDYIYRDEIAKAGLDKEIGQYFAVLTNIRSVGVMGDERTYSYTIALRAVETTDFMTADWSRIPHEVLAKISNRIVNEVDQVNRIVYDITSKPPATIEWE; from the coding sequence ATGAGCCACGAGTTAGTCATCATTTTAGACTTTGGCGGCCAATATAATCAACTTATTGCCCGTAGAATCAGAGAAGCAAATGTATATTGTGAAGTACTTCCCTATGACACTCCTATGGATGAACTAAGAAAGAAAAATCCTAAAGGAATAATATTTACAGGGGGCCCTAATGTTGTTTATGAAAAAGAAGCTCCAATGATAGAGGAAAAGATATTTGAGCTTGGGATACCCATACTTGGAATTTGTTATGGATTCCAACTGATGGGACATCTTTTAGGAGGCAAGATATCCAAAGCAGAACAAAGGGAATATGGTAAAACAGATTTAAATATTTCCATGGATAGCCCCCTGTTTAAAGGAATAGAAGAACAAACTGTATGTTGGATGAGCCATACATATCATATAAGTGAACTCCCCAAAGGGTTTGAAATAATAGCCCATACTGCATCATGTCCCGTAGCTGCTATAGCAGATAATAATAGAAAACTGTACGGTGTTCAATTCCACCCTGAAGCAAATCACACGACTAAAGGAACAGATATAATTAGAAACTTTTTATTTGGTATATGCGGATGCAGGGGTGACTGGAAGATGAATGATTTTGCAAAAGAATCCATAGCGAAACTAAAAGAAAAAATAGGAGACAAAAAAGTACTCTGTGCCCTATCGGGTGGTGTTGATTCCTCGGTTGCAGCAGTGCTTATTCATAAAGCTATAGGAAAACAATTAACCTGTATTTTCGTAGATCATGGCCTACTTAGAAAAAATGAGGGGGAAGAAGTAGAAACTGTATTTAGGCAGCAATTCGATATGAATCTTATCCGCGTAAATGCCCAAGATAGGTTCCTAGATAAATTAAAGGGGGTAACAGACCCCGAAACAAAAAGAAAAATAATTGGAGAAGAATTTATTAGGGTATTTGAAGCTGAAGCTAAGAAAATAGGTGCAGTAGACTTTTTAGTTCAAGGAACAATATATCCAGATGTTATAGAAAGCGGTACTAAAGATGCAGCAGTAATAAAAAGCCATCATAATGTAGGAGGTCTTCCTGATTATGTTGATTTCAAAGAAATTATCGAACCTTTAAGAGAACTTTTTAAAGATGAGGTAAGAAACTTAGGGCGGGCTTTAGACATTCCGGAATTTTTAGTAGCAAGGCAACCCTTCCCGGGTCCGGGACTTGCCATCCGTATTATAGGTGATATAACCAGGGAAAAAATATCACTTCTACAAGAGGTAGATTATATATACCGTGATGAAATAGCTAAAGCCGGTCTAGATAAAGAAATCGGACAATATTTCGCAGTGCTAACAAATATCCGCTCCGTGGGTGTAATGGGGGATGAGAGAACATATAGTTATACTATAGCCTTAAGAGCAGTAGAAACCACAGACTTCATGACCGCAGACTGGTCTAGGATACCTCATGAAGTACTAGCCAAAATATCTAATAGAATTGTAAATGAAGTAGATCAGGTAAATAGGATAGTTTATGATATAACAAGTAAACCCCCAGCGACTATTGAGTGGGAGTGA
- the guaB gene encoding IMP dehydrogenase, which yields MHKIIKQGITFDDVLLIPAYSQVLPKDIDLATQLTKTIKLSIPVMSAGMDTVTEARMAIAMARQGGIGIIHKNMSIDAQADEVDKVKRSEHGVITDPFYLSPDRYVYEANELMAKYRISGVPITEGTKLVGILTNRDLRFETNHNRKISEVMTKEDLITAPEGTTLEEAKEILAKYRIEKLPIVDKQGNLKGLITIKDIEKTILYPNSAKDENGRLLVGAAVGVTADVLDRVEKLVNAKVDVIVIDTAHGHSQGVLDTVKKVKSAYPDLQIVAGNVATGDATKALIEAGADAIKVGIGPGSICTTRVVAGVGVPQITSIYDCAEVAKPYGVPVIADGGIKFSGDIVKAIAAGASVVMMGGLFAGCEESPGDTELYQGRKYKVYRGMGSLAAMEKGSKDRYFQQDAKKLVPEGVEGRLAYKGPVEDTIFQLMGGLRAGMGYCGAGTIKGLIENGQFVQITGAGLRESHPHDIQITKEAPNYSVEY from the coding sequence ATGCACAAGATTATTAAACAAGGAATTACATTCGATGATGTATTATTAATACCCGCTTATTCACAGGTTTTACCCAAGGATATAGACCTAGCAACACAACTTACAAAGACTATTAAGTTAAGTATTCCTGTAATGAGTGCCGGCATGGATACCGTTACAGAAGCTAGGATGGCAATAGCCATGGCTCGCCAAGGTGGCATAGGTATTATACACAAAAACATGTCTATTGATGCCCAGGCAGATGAAGTTGATAAAGTTAAACGTTCTGAACATGGAGTAATTACCGATCCATTTTATTTGTCCCCTGATAGATATGTATATGAAGCTAATGAACTTATGGCAAAATACCGCATATCGGGGGTTCCGATTACTGAGGGTACAAAGTTAGTGGGTATTCTTACCAATAGGGATTTGCGTTTTGAAACCAATCATAATCGCAAAATTAGTGAAGTGATGACCAAAGAAGACCTAATTACGGCACCGGAAGGCACAACCTTAGAAGAGGCGAAAGAAATACTAGCAAAGTACAGGATAGAAAAGCTTCCTATTGTTGATAAGCAAGGAAATCTAAAAGGCCTTATTACCATAAAGGATATCGAAAAAACAATCCTATATCCTAATTCTGCAAAAGATGAAAATGGAAGATTACTAGTAGGGGCAGCAGTAGGAGTGACAGCAGATGTCCTCGATAGAGTAGAAAAATTAGTCAATGCGAAAGTTGATGTGATTGTAATAGATACAGCCCATGGGCATTCCCAAGGAGTTCTTGATACGGTTAAAAAGGTAAAATCAGCTTATCCTGATCTTCAGATTGTAGCGGGAAATGTGGCTACAGGTGATGCGACTAAGGCTCTTATTGAGGCAGGGGCAGATGCAATAAAGGTAGGAATTGGACCTGGTTCAATCTGCACAACCAGAGTAGTTGCTGGTGTTGGGGTTCCCCAAATTACATCTATCTATGACTGTGCCGAAGTGGCAAAGCCATATGGAGTACCAGTTATAGCTGATGGAGGAATAAAATTCTCCGGTGACATCGTAAAGGCAATTGCAGCGGGAGCTAGTGTAGTCATGATGGGAGGCTTATTTGCAGGTTGCGAAGAAAGCCCAGGAGATACAGAACTTTACCAAGGAAGAAAATATAAAGTGTATAGGGGTATGGGCTCCTTAGCTGCTATGGAAAAGGGTAGCAAGGACAGGTATTTCCAACAAGATGCGAAAAAATTGGTGCCAGAAGGGGTAGAAGGACGTTTAGCCTATAAGGGACCTGTTGAAGACACTATATTCCAGCTTATGGGTGGATTAAGGGCAGGTATGGGATACTGTGGGGCAGGAACAATTAAAGGTTTAATAGAAAATGGCCAATTTGTGCAAATAACAGGAGCAGGTTTAAGAGAAAGCCATCCTCATGATATACAAATAACAAAAGAAGCCCCTAATTACAGCGTGGAATACTAG
- the groL gene encoding chaperonin GroEL (60 kDa chaperone family; promotes refolding of misfolded polypeptides especially under stressful conditions; forms two stacked rings of heptamers to form a barrel-shaped 14mer; ends can be capped by GroES; misfolded proteins enter the barrel where they are refolded when GroES binds), protein MAKEIKFGAEAIAALEAGVDKLANTVKITLGPKGRNVVLDKKYGTPLITNDGVTIAKEIELEDQFENMGAQLVKEVATKTNDVAGDGTTTATLLAQAMIKEGIKNVAAGANPIIVRKGMQKATEKAVEVIKGMSQVINGKQHIARVAAISAGDDEIGNLIADAMEKVSNDGVITVEESKTMNTELEVVEGMQFDRGYLSPYMATDMDKMEAVLDEPYILITDKKISSIQDILPLLEQIVQQGARLLIIAEEVEGEALATLVVNKLRGTFNCVAVKAPGFGDRRKEMLQDIAILTGGQVISEELGLDLKETTIDMLGRAATIKVQKENTIIIDGSGNKEDINARVKQIKNQIEETTSDFDKEKLQERLAKLVGGVAVIQVGAATETEMKEKKLRIEDALAATRAAVEEGIVAGGGASYIHATKEISSLLDETSGDEKTGVKIVLKALEAPLRQIVTNAGLEGSIIVNKVFESGKNTGFNALTEAYVNMIDEGILDPTKVTRSALQNATSIASTLLTTESVVVDIPEPEPAMPAGAPGMGMM, encoded by the coding sequence ATGGCAAAAGAAATCAAATTTGGTGCTGAAGCTATAGCGGCATTAGAAGCTGGTGTAGATAAATTAGCCAATACAGTAAAAATTACCCTAGGACCAAAGGGGCGTAACGTAGTTTTAGATAAGAAATACGGTACACCTCTAATCACTAATGATGGTGTTACCATTGCAAAAGAAATTGAACTAGAGGATCAATTCGAAAACATGGGGGCACAACTGGTAAAAGAAGTTGCAACCAAGACTAATGATGTGGCGGGAGATGGAACAACAACAGCTACATTACTTGCCCAGGCAATGATCAAGGAAGGTATTAAAAATGTAGCTGCAGGAGCAAACCCGATTATTGTAAGAAAAGGTATGCAAAAAGCAACTGAAAAAGCTGTAGAAGTAATAAAAGGCATGAGCCAAGTGATTAATGGAAAACAGCATATTGCAAGGGTTGCTGCTATTTCTGCAGGGGATGATGAAATCGGTAATCTTATTGCAGATGCTATGGAAAAGGTATCTAATGATGGGGTAATTACCGTAGAAGAATCCAAAACGATGAATACTGAACTTGAAGTTGTAGAAGGAATGCAATTTGATAGAGGATATTTATCCCCTTATATGGCAACAGATATGGATAAAATGGAAGCAGTTCTTGATGAACCATATATCTTGATTACAGATAAGAAAATTTCAAGTATCCAGGACATTCTCCCACTTCTTGAACAAATTGTGCAACAAGGGGCAAGACTTCTTATTATTGCAGAAGAAGTAGAAGGAGAAGCTCTAGCTACCCTAGTGGTTAATAAACTAAGAGGAACATTTAACTGTGTGGCAGTGAAGGCACCAGGATTTGGAGATAGAAGAAAAGAAATGCTTCAAGATATTGCTATATTAACAGGCGGTCAGGTGATTTCTGAAGAACTTGGTTTGGATTTAAAAGAAACCACTATCGATATGTTAGGTAGGGCAGCTACAATAAAGGTTCAAAAGGAAAATACTATCATTATTGATGGCTCAGGAAATAAAGAAGACATCAATGCAAGGGTAAAACAAATTAAAAATCAAATCGAAGAAACAACTTCTGATTTTGATAAGGAAAAATTGCAAGAAAGATTGGCTAAATTAGTAGGTGGTGTAGCTGTAATCCAAGTAGGAGCTGCAACAGAAACCGAAATGAAAGAAAAGAAACTTCGTATAGAAGATGCCCTAGCAGCAACAAGAGCTGCTGTGGAAGAAGGAATCGTTGCGGGAGGCGGAGCATCTTATATCCATGCAACCAAAGAAATTTCCTCCTTATTAGATGAAACATCAGGAGATGAAAAAACAGGGGTAAAAATCGTGCTTAAAGCTTTAGAAGCACCCCTTCGTCAAATTGTAACCAATGCAGGACTAGAAGGTTCTATAATAGTAAATAAAGTATTTGAATCTGGTAAAAATACAGGATTTAATGCTCTTACAGAAGCATACGTAAATATGATAGATGAAGGAATTCTTGATCCAACTAAGGTAACAAGGAGTGCTCTTCAAAATGCAACTTCTATAGCTTCAACATTATTAACAACAGAGTCAGTTGTAGTTGATATTCCTGAACCTGAACCAGCTATGCCAGCAGGGGCGCCGGGAATGGGAATGATGTAA
- a CDS encoding co-chaperone GroES gives MNLRPLGDRVVVKQLEAEEKTKSGIVLPNQAKEKPQEAEVVAVGPGGQVDGKEIKMEVKVGDKVIYSKYAGTEVKIQEKEYIILKQSDILAVVE, from the coding sequence ATGAACTTAAGACCATTAGGTGACAGAGTAGTTGTTAAACAATTAGAAGCTGAGGAAAAGACCAAATCAGGTATTGTTCTTCCTAATCAGGCTAAAGAAAAACCACAGGAAGCAGAAGTAGTAGCAGTAGGCCCCGGTGGACAGGTTGACGGAAAAGAAATAAAAATGGAAGTCAAAGTTGGAGACAAGGTTATTTACTCTAAATATGCTGGAACAGAAGTGAAAATCCAAGAAAAAGAATATATTATTTTAAAACAAAGTGATATTTTAGCGGTAGTAGAATAA
- a CDS encoding DUF554 domain-containing protein, translated as MFGTIVNTLAIIGGATLGIFIKNGLKEEYKDIVLHGIALSVLFIGITGAVGRMLEPGSHPILFIISLIIGGLLGQWWDIEGRLESLGNLIQDKMKKGNKQGNISEGFVSASLLFCVGTMAIMGSLESGLQGVHKTLFAKSILDGVTSIILSSTLGIGVALSGISVLVYQGIITILAQWVEPYMTADMIRELSIVGGILIFAIGLNMMKIKKIKVGNLLPAIFIPVIYYLPFIQGIFQKIRLLVELVF; from the coding sequence ATGTTCGGAACTATTGTAAATACCTTAGCAATCATTGGTGGAGCGACCTTAGGTATATTTATAAAAAATGGTTTAAAAGAAGAATATAAGGATATTGTACTTCATGGGATAGCCTTATCAGTATTATTTATAGGGATAACGGGGGCAGTTGGAAGGATGCTAGAGCCTGGAAGCCATCCTATTTTATTTATAATAAGCCTTATTATCGGAGGACTTTTAGGACAGTGGTGGGATATTGAGGGAAGGCTTGAAAGCCTGGGTAACCTCATTCAGGATAAAATGAAAAAAGGGAATAAACAGGGAAATATCTCGGAAGGGTTTGTATCGGCTAGTTTACTTTTTTGTGTTGGGACCATGGCAATTATGGGTTCTTTAGAAAGCGGGCTTCAGGGAGTACATAAGACTTTATTTGCAAAATCCATATTAGACGGGGTCACTTCTATTATATTATCCTCCACTTTAGGCATTGGGGTAGCTCTTTCGGGAATTTCAGTATTAGTATATCAAGGTATAATAACAATTCTTGCCCAATGGGTTGAGCCTTATATGACTGCAGATATGATTCGAGAGTTATCTATTGTAGGAGGAATTTTGATTTTCGCCATTGGCTTAAATATGATGAAGATTAAAAAGATTAAAGTAGGGAATCTACTACCGGCAATTTTTATTCCTGTTATTTACTATTTGCCCTTCATTCAGGGGATTTTTCAGAAAATAAGATTATTAGTGGAGTTAGTTTTTTAA
- a CDS encoding NADH peroxidase produces the protein MKKFICTICGYIYEGEEAPESCPQCKAPKEKFMEQSSKELAWADEHRIGIAKDVDTEILEGLRQNYLGECTEVGMYLAMARQADREGYPEVAEAYKRIAWEEAEHAAKFAELLGEVVAADTKKNLQMRVDAEYGACQGKKDIATKAKQLNYDAIHDTVHEMCKDEARHGQVFAGLLKRYF, from the coding sequence ATGAAAAAATTTATATGCACAATCTGTGGTTATATTTATGAAGGAGAAGAGGCACCAGAATCTTGTCCGCAATGTAAAGCCCCTAAGGAAAAATTTATGGAGCAGTCTTCTAAGGAACTTGCTTGGGCTGATGAACATAGAATAGGCATTGCCAAGGATGTGGATACAGAAATCTTAGAAGGTTTAAGACAAAACTATCTAGGGGAATGTACTGAAGTAGGAATGTACTTAGCTATGGCCCGTCAAGCTGATAGGGAGGGATACCCAGAAGTTGCCGAAGCCTATAAGAGAATTGCTTGGGAAGAAGCTGAACATGCCGCTAAATTTGCTGAACTTTTAGGTGAAGTGGTTGCAGCCGATACAAAGAAAAACCTACAAATGAGAGTCGATGCGGAATATGGCGCATGCCAAGGAAAGAAAGATATTGCAACAAAGGCAAAACAACTTAATTATGATGCTATCCATGATACGGTCCATGAAATGTGTAAAGACGAGGCTAGACATGGTCAAGTATTTGCCGGACTTCTAAAAAGATACTTCTAA